acatatttgagaaagaaactagagaaagatttaaaatgatGTTTACCTCTTAATGGTGGAAAGTAAGGATTCCACTCTGAATTCTTTGGAATaagctttttttctaatttgcaccattaaaaatatttcacatgtgGACATAAAGTGGAAAAATACACCATGAACTTAGTGTTATAACATCACATCGAGTGGAAATATGCAAGCACAGAAATAGGATCTCAACAGTATTCCACAGGACTATTACCAGTGGTTCTCGACCTTAACCCAACATCAGGATGAGCTGGAGGGCCTGTAACAACACAGATTGCTAAGCCCCACACGGGcagtttctgattcaggagggctgggctgggactTGCGAACTGTGCCATTCCCAGGTGCTGCTCACACTGCActgtcttctgactgagccaaaaCAGAGTGTCCCGTTAGAGCAGTTCCTTCACAGCAGAGTAGCATGGAAAGGCGTTCACTGAACTCAGTAGAGATTGTGAGAAGATTACTGACCAGTTACTATAAAATGCAAGGAATTAAAAGAGAACCTATGATTATAGTGTAAAAGCACCTAGTAGGAGTGGGAGCTGGTTAATTATTTTGAAGATGGTGGGACAGACTGGCATACTAGAGTGAGCCTCACTGGGGTGAACCTCATTGTCATGGGGCATCAGTCCCATGGAAGGCAGAACATACTATAATCCACTTAAATGCAGCCTGAGAAAGTTTCAAGCATGATGACAAGCATCAGCAGGTCATTCTTAGATGTTTACATGGACCATGCCACCTCCAgtaacattttcttcaaatataaatatataggaaaaattGGGGTTCCCAAAGAAAATACTAAGTTCCTATTACTACCATAAAGTATTGCTAAATACCTGCAAATACTTTTAGATGGTGTTCACGGCAAAGAACCTACAAGGACAATTaccaaaaataaagtaaaataaatatattaagctTTTATTAAGTTAGTATAATTCCCAGGATGGTTAGTATATCTCCATCACAAATCATGGTACTTGTTTATGTACGTTTTTGTATTTAGTGTATGGAAAGCATGCAATACTGAGTTCTTCTATTGTACATCCTTTAAGACAACACTTTTCTGAAAATCCTCTGCGTTTTCTTTGGGGATGATTCCCCCAAAATACGTTGCttaaggttttaattttgtttgtgtttgtcttctgaaattctgaaatttCATGAATATATTGATTGTTATCTTGTAATGAGGAAAATTCTCTTGTCTTATCAGGTGGCAAGTTGGCCCTTGTAAGTCTATACTCAGGCAGCGACGACATCTCCAAActgttcatctcttcttcctcagaGGCAGAAGTAGAGACTGTtgaaagacaagagaaagaatcCTACTTTATTAAAATCTTCCTTTAGATGAAAATTTCATCATAATACTAGAATACTAAAgtccattaattattttttaaagattcatttatttgagagagagagagagagcaagcacacccacatggggaggggtagaggaagagggagagaatctgaagcagactctgtgctgagcatggatcctgatgccaggcttgatctcaagCCCTGAGATGACtggaacagaaaccaagagttggacgctcagctgactgagccatccaggggcccttaACGTCTGCtaactattaaaaacaagtaattaaataacaaaatgggTTTCAAAAacgatatttattttttaatttttaatttttaaaaaagactttatttgtcagagaaagagagagaccacaagcaggggagcggcagtcagaggtagaggaagaagcaggcttcctgctgaacaaggagtctgatgtggaagtgatcctaggaccatgggatcatgacctgagctgaagacagacgctgaaccaactgagccacccaggcatcctggcaatatatatattttaactaaaagAGTTGTAAGTAGTGTTTTCCTATAAAAAAGCTCAGAAATCTTTGCACATTTTTTATGGAAAgacattttttattgagataccATTCACGTGTCataaaattcagtatttaaaacatacaattcagctgaaaataaattaatttaaaaaaaaaacatacagttcagtgttttttagtatattcacaaggttctgcaatcatcaccactatctaattccagaatatttgtGTCACCCCCAAGAGAAGCCTCATACCCATGAACAGTCATTcctgtttccttcttcctctagccctaggcaaccactgatctatttTTCATTCCTAAAGATTTGCCTATTTGGGAAATGAAATCATATCACACACATGTGGCCATTTATGTATGATTTCGTTCACTTATCCACGTTGTAGCATATATcagcattttattccttttatgattgaaaaatttttcattgtatggatataacCCATTTTGTTAATCCAtttatcagctgatggacatttgggttgtttccacattttagctattatgaatagtgctgctatgaatattcacatacaagtttttgtgtgaacatatgtcTGCAATCTTCTTGAGTATTTATCTCATAGTAGAACTGCTGGATCTTTAAGTAAACCACCAAGCTTTTCCAAAATGACTACGTCATTTTGCAGTCCCACCACTGATGTATTAGGATTTGAGTTGCTCCACACCCTCATCAACacttgtattttccatttttgattATGGCCATCCTAGTGGATGGGAGGTGATATCCcactgcggttttgatttgcaaatTACCTActgacaaatgatgttgagcatcttcttgTGTGTttattgtatatcttctttgtatAAATGTCTCTTCAcatcctttgcccacttttacTTGGGCTACAGTACTCCTCCCTTATCCgcagtttctctttttctggtcTCAGTTACAATGCAGTGAACTctggtctggaagcagatgatctcCCTTCTGACAGAGCATCCaaaggtcagtagtagcctaatgCCACATCAGAATGCCTAGTTATTAATCTCACTTTCTCTCAGTACATAGGCCTTTTATTGTTTCACATCACCAAAAGAAGGGTGAGGACAGATAAcatattttgagagacagagaccagaCAGAGTTACATTCATGTAACTCTTATTACAGTATATTTATagttgttatattttattattataaatatcttaCTGTAACTTATTTATGAGTTAAACTTCATTATAGGTATGCATGCATAGGAAAAACAGCGTATGTAAGGTTTGGTACTATACAAGGTTTCAGGTATCCACCAGGGGTCTTGGCATATATCCCCTGCAGATAAGGGGGGAcaactgtatttgtctttttatgcatattttataacaatttttttcattgttgaaaTATGAAGAGATGACGAAGTGGTGATATGCTCAATGAAATCACTGCTATAATACTGCTCTTAACTCATTCAGAAT
This is a stretch of genomic DNA from Mustela lutreola isolate mMusLut2 chromosome 12, mMusLut2.pri, whole genome shotgun sequence. It encodes these proteins:
- the INSL6 gene encoding insulin-like peptide INSL6 yields the protein MPRLLCVCLLWLGLLLVRFSRELSEISRARRLCGRHLLKEIVKLCGNVNWSYFEEEPPPPPLFPQDNEIETFIPDRSESSQTTFPAWARGTNPVSTSASEEEEMNSLEMSSLPEYRLTRANLPPDKTREFSSLQDNNQYIHEISEFQKTNTNKIKTLSNVFWGNHPQRKRRGFSEKCCLKGCTIEELSIACFPYTKYKNVHKQVP